One window from the genome of Cucumis melo cultivar AY chromosome 10, USDA_Cmelo_AY_1.0, whole genome shotgun sequence encodes:
- the LOC127151114 gene encoding 17.8 kDa class I heat shock protein-like, with translation MALIPTIFGGRRSNVFDPFSLDIWDPFEGFPFSNSLANLPSSARETSAFANTRIDWKETPQAHIFKADLPGINKEEVKVEVEEGRVLQISGERSKEQEEKNDKWHRVERSSGKFMRRFRLPENAKVEEVKASMENGVLTVTVPKMEEKKPEIKSIDISG, from the coding sequence ATGGCTCTCATTCCAACCATTTTCGGTGGTCGCCGCAGCAACGTCTTCGACCCCTTTTCGCTGGACATTTGGGATCCCTTCGAAGGCTTCCCGTTTTCAAACTCATTGGCCAACCTTCCCTCCTCTGCTCGCGAAACCTCTGCTTTCGCCAACACTCGCATCGACTGGAAGGAGACCCCACAAGCCCACATCTTCAAGGCTGATCTTCCCGGGATCAACAAGGAAGAAGTCAAAGTAGAAGTGGAAGAAGGCAGAGTTTTGCAAATCAGTGGAGAGAGGAGCAAAGAGCAGGAAGAGAAGAATGACAAATGGCATAGAGTTGAGCGGAGCAGTGGGAAGTTTATGAGAAGATTCAGGCTGCCGGAGAATGCTAAAGTGGAGGAAGTGAAGGCCAGCATGGAGAATGGAGTTCTGACTGTGACTGTGCCTAAAATGGAAGAGAAGAAGCCTGAGATCAAGTCCATTGACATCTCTGGTTAG